A window of Streptomyces sp. Je 1-332 genomic DNA:
GGGCGACGTCGCCCCAGCTTCCCGCCGTAACGATCAGTACGCGCACCGCGTCAGGATGTCAGACCCCGGGGCCGCGCGCCGAGCGCGACGGGTTCACTCACCGGCGTGTCGGCGCAGAAGGCTGGGCCTCCACCCCGGGCGCCCATGAACGCCGACGCATTCCCGCTTCGCCGGCGTCCATGGTCGGGCTGCACCGGCCGTGGAGGGGAGCTCGTCGCGGTCGGTACGCCCTATCCCTACCGTCCTCCCCCGACGCGGCCGAAAACAGGCCGATCCTGCGCATTTCCTCTACGCCACAAGGCTCGTGCCCCACGCGCGACGGCAACTCGTCGGAGTCTCCCTTGTATTCCGGGCAGGCCGTCTGGACGCCAGGCTCCCTCGCCGATCACGATGGCGGGCAGGCGAGCGATCAGGCGAGCGGGCGAGCGAGAGATCGGGGTGCGGGACTGTGGCGACGCGTCGGACAGTGATCAAGGCGATGGGTGCGGGGACGCTGGCGAGCGGGCTGTCCACACCCGTGTCAGCCGCTTCCCGGGCGGCGGAGGCCGACGTACTGCTGGTGGTGGAGAAGAGCAGCCACGCGGTCAGCTTCTACGACGTCGAGTCGGGCAAGCGCCTGCGGACCGTCCAACTGCCCGACTACCCCCACGAGATGGTCGTCGATTCGCGCAGGCGATTCGCCTACGTCGGGCACTACGGCGTACGCATGTCCTCCACCGTCGGTGAGGGCGGCGCCGCTGTCTTCGTCATCGACCTCGCCGAGCGGTCCCTGGCCCGGACGATCGACACCCGGCCCTTCAACCGCGTCCACGGGATGGGCATCGACCGCCTCGACCGGCTGTACGCGCTGAGCGAGGAGAAGGCGGTTCTGCTCGGGTTCGACGATCCGGCGACCGACCTCGCGCCGACCAGGGCAGTGCCCACCCACGGGGTGAAGACCCACTTGTTCACGCTCAGCCGTGACGGCGAACGAGCCTATGTCACCGGCCTGTTGTCCCACACGGTGAGCCTCGTGCGCCCGCACGACGCCTCCGTCCCGCCTGTCCTCGTCTCCCCCGGCCAGCTGCCCGAGAGCAGCTGTCTGAGCCGGGACGAGAAGACGCTCTTCGTCGGGGCTCGCAAGAGTTCCGCACTGGTCGCGCTGGATGCCCGCACCATGAAGGTGCGGCGGACGAGGAAGA
This region includes:
- a CDS encoding YncE family protein yields the protein MATRRTVIKAMGAGTLASGLSTPVSAASRAAEADVLLVVEKSSHAVSFYDVESGKRLRTVQLPDYPHEMVVDSRRRFAYVGHYGVRMSSTVGEGGAAVFVIDLAERSLARTIDTRPFNRVHGMGIDRLDRLYALSEEKAVLLGFDDPATDLAPTRAVPTHGVKTHLFTLSRDGERAYVTGLLSHTVSLVRPHDASVPPVLVSPGQLPESSCLSRDEKTLFVGARKSSALVALDARTMKVRRTRKTGGDPLRVYTLDDERLLVTDIVANTLSVWSTDLRRIRSLHLDGTPSAVTLHPGKARAYVSLLGTDRIAVVDLDRFTVVGGFGTRSEPDSAVLLPAASGQDVRAG